From Saccharomycodes ludwigii strain NBRC 1722 chromosome IV, whole genome shotgun sequence, one genomic window encodes:
- a CDS encoding hydroxyacylglutathione hydrolase (similar to Saccharomyces cerevisiae YDR272W | GLO2 | GLyOxalase (paralog of YOR040W | GLO4)) produces MKIKPIKMRWLTGGVNYSYLISTTTPTIGNNVSAMKSWIIDPAEMADVLPNLNKEEIASITSIVNTHHHYDHSDGNIPLLEYLSTHGNVNTPINVIVGSKHNVPINPVPSKVKVIVPKDKEWFTLGENIMIKAIRTPCHTQDSVCYYFWDKVEDQHAIFTGDTLFTCGCGRFFEGDGFQMDNSLNVKLCKDVDVKNNLNKTFVFPGHEYTRSNVKFVRAKVYNQLNEKNKAFDELENYSNTHEMTTGVYTLQDELNFNPFMRLNDPLVRKAVGDLKNEWPTGKVMENLRKLKDVF; encoded by the coding sequence atgaAGATTAAGCCGATTAAGATGAGATGGTTAACTGGTGGTGTAAACTATAGTTATTTAATATCCACAACAACACCTACCATTGGCAATAATGTCAGCGCTATGAAATCCTGGATTATCGATCCTGCTGAAATGGCTGATGTTTTACCTAATTTAAACAAAGAGGAGATCGCCAGTATAACTAGTATAGTAAATACTCACCACCATTATGACCATTCAGACGGGAATATTCCATTATTGGAATACTTAAGTACTCATGGCAATGTTAATACACCTATCAATGTTATAGTTGGTAGTAAGCATAATGTTCCCATTAATCCTGTTCCCTCAAAAGTTAAAGTTATTGTACCCAAAGATAAGGAGTGGTTTACCTTGGGtgaaaatataatgatTAAAGCAATCAGAACACCATGTCATACACAAGATTCggtttgttattatttttgggaTAAGGTGGAAGACCAACATGCCATTTTCACTGGTGATACATTATTTACTTGTGGTTGTGGTAGATTTTTTGAAGGTGATGGATTTCAAATGGACAATAGTTTAAACGTCAAATTATGCAAGGACGTTGATGTTAAAAACAACTTGAACAAAACTTTTGTCTTTCCTGGACATGAATATACAAGATCAAATGTAAAATTTGTTAGAGCTAAAGTTTATAATCAAttaaacgaaaaaaataaagcgTTTGATGAATTGGAAAACTATAGTAATACACATGAGATGACAACAGGGGTTTATACCTTGCAAGATGAGTTGAATTTTAATCCATTTATGAGGTTAAATGATCCATTGGTTAGAAAAGCAGTTGGTGACTTGAAAAATGAATGGCCAACAGGCAAAGTTATGGAAAATTTGAGAAAATTAAAGGATGTTTTTTAA